A window from Culex pipiens pallens isolate TS chromosome 3, TS_CPP_V2, whole genome shotgun sequence encodes these proteins:
- the LOC120420641 gene encoding uncharacterized protein LOC120420641 isoform X2 — MEQIYKISACGKPQPASCRPLRLAILTVCLLAVLSQVSARPSDVTKPEEVISSTSSSSSSPASTVLSHNLKRRSAEEDYDDEVDYERVKRCHEDEDVNELCQRCSKVTKSSIVFPMCCSNEDETMDWCKAYVYYGIQN; from the exons ATGGAGCAAATTTACAAG ATAAGCGCTTGCGGTAAGCCCCAACCGGCCTCCTGCCGTCCACTGAGACTGGCGATCCTGACGGTTTGTCTACTGGCGGTGCTGAGTCAGGTCTCGGCCAGACCTTCGGACGTTACCAAGCCAGAGGAGGTGATCAGCAGTACTAGCAGTAGCAGTAGCAGTCCAGCATCCACCGTTCTCAGTCACAATCTGAAGCGTCGATCGGCGGAAGAGGATTACGACGACGAGGTGGATTACGAGCGCGTTAAGCGTTGTCATGAAGAC GAGGACGTCAACGAACTGTGCCAGCGCTGCTCGAAGGTGACAAAGTCGTCGATCGTGTTCCCCATGTGCTGTAGTAACGAGGACGAGACGATGGATTGGTGCAAAGCTTACGTCTACTATGGGATACAAAACTGA
- the LOC120420641 gene encoding uncharacterized protein LOC120420641 isoform X1, producing MPAGACARILLFVFMPLKPSSNSCLTISACGKPQPASCRPLRLAILTVCLLAVLSQVSARPSDVTKPEEVISSTSSSSSSPASTVLSHNLKRRSAEEDYDDEVDYERVKRCHEDEDVNELCQRCSKVTKSSIVFPMCCSNEDETMDWCKAYVYYGIQN from the exons ATGCCAGCTGGGGCTTGTGCCagaattttgttatttgttttcatGCCGTTGAAACCCTCCTCAAACAGCTGTTTGACT ATAAGCGCTTGCGGTAAGCCCCAACCGGCCTCCTGCCGTCCACTGAGACTGGCGATCCTGACGGTTTGTCTACTGGCGGTGCTGAGTCAGGTCTCGGCCAGACCTTCGGACGTTACCAAGCCAGAGGAGGTGATCAGCAGTACTAGCAGTAGCAGTAGCAGTCCAGCATCCACCGTTCTCAGTCACAATCTGAAGCGTCGATCGGCGGAAGAGGATTACGACGACGAGGTGGATTACGAGCGCGTTAAGCGTTGTCATGAAGAC GAGGACGTCAACGAACTGTGCCAGCGCTGCTCGAAGGTGACAAAGTCGTCGATCGTGTTCCCCATGTGCTGTAGTAACGAGGACGAGACGATGGATTGGTGCAAAGCTTACGTCTACTATGGGATACAAAACTGA